From the genome of Hymenobacter cellulosilyticus, one region includes:
- a CDS encoding T9SS type A sorting domain-containing protein — translation MTPSGTTPVRVDSVLFTSYVTGSTSNTKMAVVWSRSSFATDSADVSGGRGPAGMLPSTANAGFPTPVLLGTQAAYRLAFAGASGTTLQPGQRLTFRVYFSCGSTTTTTRFATLKNVLVKGEAQVVTGTRRTTNTTWQLYPNPATAEVLLVHPVATQETVITVYSPMGQRVATIACPVGSQQTLLDMQHLTSSQYLVHYSNGTTQFTAKLLKQ, via the coding sequence GTGACGCCCAGCGGCACAACACCCGTGCGGGTAGATTCGGTGTTGTTCACCTCCTATGTAACAGGCTCGACCAGCAACACGAAAATGGCGGTCGTATGGTCGCGCAGTAGCTTTGCCACCGACTCGGCCGACGTGAGCGGTGGCAGAGGCCCCGCCGGCATGCTGCCCAGCACGGCCAATGCGGGCTTTCCGACGCCGGTTTTGCTGGGTACGCAGGCCGCCTACCGCCTGGCTTTTGCTGGGGCCAGTGGTACGACGTTGCAGCCCGGGCAGCGCCTCACGTTCCGGGTGTATTTCAGCTGTGGCTCCACGACTACCACGACCCGGTTTGCGACCCTCAAAAATGTGCTGGTGAAAGGGGAGGCGCAGGTGGTGACCGGTACGCGCCGCACCACCAACACCACTTGGCAACTGTACCCCAATCCAGCTACGGCCGAGGTGTTACTGGTGCATCCGGTGGCCACGCAGGAAACCGTAATCACCGTCTATTCCCCGATGGGGCAGCGGGTAGCAACCATTGCTTGCCCGGTCGGCAGCCAACAGACCTTGCTAGACATGCAGCACCTCACCAGCAGCCAGTACTTGGTGCACTATAGCAACGGCACCACACAATTCACGGCCAAACTGCTCAAGCAGTAG
- a CDS encoding gliding motility-associated C-terminal domain-containing protein — MNTGQWLQALSAGGPGADGVTDIVSLANGDLAVAGTLQAPISLGKLPAISGLTVPRAFVARLDLTRAQWHWVQQVQSDSLAQGQCLIKLPSGDLAVSGSYMGTARLDALTLPRGLGRYSSFVGRLRPDDGQWQWAASGGGTGRPLGHGGLAAMPNGDVVIMNNYAGRSRFGTLPEVNSTSKNPDIFVGQLSGKDGQWQWLTTAGGNGNGRDYEFAGDDFAGGIHALDSRHLLVTGTFSNAAYLGFNLGPLATKIYDGFVARITLPAACPDAVVEAPAPVRIVVDSTVCGPERTLRVVGAEPGSSFGWNTGATGPVLTVTTPGVYTVQISTLAGCRYQTRYTQTAADLARPTSLPNVITPNADGINDRWVVRALPAETRLRIFNRWGRLVYQTQSYTNEWAADGLAADVYYYVLENPTLCPSPRLKAGLK; from the coding sequence TTGAATACCGGGCAATGGCTGCAAGCCCTGAGTGCCGGTGGGCCTGGAGCAGATGGCGTAACCGACATCGTATCCTTAGCCAATGGTGACCTGGCGGTGGCCGGAACGTTGCAAGCTCCCATCTCCTTAGGCAAGTTGCCCGCCATCAGTGGCTTGACCGTGCCTCGCGCTTTTGTAGCCCGCCTCGACCTTACCCGTGCCCAGTGGCACTGGGTACAGCAAGTTCAGTCCGATAGTTTGGCGCAAGGCCAGTGCCTGATAAAGCTGCCGAGCGGGGACTTGGCGGTGAGTGGAAGCTACATGGGCACTGCTCGGCTTGATGCCCTGACGCTGCCGCGTGGACTAGGCCGTTACAGTTCCTTTGTGGGGCGGCTTCGCCCCGACGATGGGCAGTGGCAGTGGGCCGCGTCTGGTGGTGGAACGGGGCGGCCTCTAGGCCATGGCGGGCTGGCTGCAATGCCCAACGGCGACGTCGTTATCATGAATAACTATGCGGGCAGAAGCCGCTTCGGCACCTTGCCTGAGGTAAATAGCACCAGCAAGAATCCGGATATATTCGTTGGTCAGCTCAGCGGAAAAGACGGTCAGTGGCAGTGGCTAACCACCGCTGGTGGTAACGGAAACGGTCGAGACTACGAGTTTGCCGGGGATGATTTTGCCGGGGGTATCCATGCCCTGGATAGTCGGCACTTGCTCGTAACGGGCACTTTCAGCAACGCTGCCTATCTGGGCTTTAATCTCGGGCCATTGGCTACCAAGATATACGACGGTTTTGTGGCCCGTATCACCTTGCCCGCCGCCTGTCCGGATGCCGTGGTCGAGGCGCCGGCGCCAGTGCGTATCGTCGTCGATTCGACCGTATGTGGCCCCGAGCGTACGCTGCGCGTCGTAGGAGCGGAGCCCGGCAGTTCGTTTGGGTGGAACACCGGGGCTACTGGCCCGGTCTTGACGGTTACCACCCCAGGCGTGTATACCGTGCAAATCAGTACGCTGGCTGGCTGCCGCTACCAAACACGCTACACGCAAACCGCCGCTGACCTGGCCCGGCCCACATCGTTGCCCAATGTTATAACTCCCAACGCCGACGGTATCAACGACCGGTGGGTGGTTCGGGCCCTGCCAGCCGAAACGCGGCTGCGTATTTTCAACCGCTGGGGCCGGCTGGTTTACCAAACCCAGAGCTATACCAACGAGTGGGCCGCCGACGGATTAGCCGCCGATGTGTATTACTACGTGCTCGAAAACCCCACGCTGTGCCCGAGCCCCAGGTTAAAGGCTGGGTTGAAGTAG
- a CDS encoding Ohr family peroxiredoxin gives MKKNLYTADATATGGRSGHVRSSDSVIDMDMSVPEGLGGRKGATNPEQLFAAGYASCFQQALIVIAGRENVKLSPKARCSAR, from the coding sequence ATGAAAAAGAATTTGTATACGGCCGATGCAACGGCCACCGGCGGCCGTAGCGGCCATGTACGCTCCTCCGACAGCGTAATTGATATGGACATGTCGGTGCCCGAAGGGCTGGGCGGCCGCAAAGGCGCTACCAATCCCGAGCAGTTGTTTGCCGCTGGCTACGCCTCGTGTTTTCAGCAGGCGCTGATTGTCATTGCTGGCCGAGAAAACGTGAAGCTGAGCCCGAAAGCACGGTGCAGTGCTCGGTAA
- a CDS encoding glycoside hydrolase family 113: protein MAGDSVTGADLEPLTRAHVTWIAQMPFGWQAAATQPTVQLHTGTRTGQQRRRGLWGETDFGLIYTAQLAQQRGIQTLLKPHLWVRGQGAWPGSIEMQTPADWQAWFAAYSTFMLHYAQLAEANHFAGLCIGTELGKTVSHEKEWRTLIKQVRNVYHGPLTYAANWSGEFEQVRFWDALDFIGIQAYFPLSKTSSPPQAELLAAWQAHKAAIERVQRKYKKPVVFTEAGYRNTADAAIEPWTWPDRTAVFYTADEQTQAACYAALFETFWPQPWFKGLFIWKWYPGLQPDGPARRHADFTPQHKPAEQIMAQWYGR from the coding sequence GTGGCGGGCGACTCAGTAACCGGGGCCGACCTGGAGCCTCTCACGCGGGCTCACGTGACCTGGATAGCCCAGATGCCCTTCGGCTGGCAGGCCGCCGCAACCCAGCCCACAGTGCAGCTTCACACCGGCACCCGCACTGGGCAGCAGCGGCGCCGGGGCCTGTGGGGCGAAACCGACTTTGGCCTCATCTATACCGCGCAACTGGCCCAGCAGCGCGGCATTCAGACGCTGCTCAAGCCCCACCTCTGGGTGCGCGGGCAAGGCGCCTGGCCCGGCAGCATCGAGATGCAGACACCTGCCGACTGGCAGGCCTGGTTTGCCGCCTACTCTACATTTATGCTGCACTACGCCCAGCTAGCCGAGGCTAACCACTTTGCCGGGCTCTGCATTGGTACCGAGTTGGGCAAAACCGTCAGTCACGAGAAAGAGTGGCGTACTCTTATTAAACAGGTGCGCAATGTGTACCACGGTCCGCTGACGTACGCGGCTAACTGGAGCGGGGAGTTTGAACAGGTCCGCTTCTGGGATGCACTGGACTTCATCGGCATTCAGGCGTATTTCCCGTTGAGCAAAACGTCGAGTCCGCCTCAGGCCGAGCTGCTGGCCGCCTGGCAGGCGCACAAAGCGGCTATTGAGCGGGTGCAGCGCAAATACAAAAAGCCGGTGGTCTTCACGGAGGCCGGCTACCGCAACACCGCCGACGCGGCCATCGAGCCCTGGACCTGGCCCGACCGGACGGCCGTGTTTTACACCGCGGACGAGCAAACCCAGGCCGCCTGCTACGCGGCATTGTTTGAGACCTTCTGGCCCCAGCCCTGGTTCAAGGGGCTCTTTATCTGGAAATGGTACCCCGGCCTGCAGCCCGACGGCCCCGCCCGCCGCCACGCCGACTTTACGCCCCAGCACAAGCCCGCCGAGCAGATTATGGCCCAGTGGTACGGCCGGTAG
- a CDS encoding RecQ family ATP-dependent DNA helicase, translated as MSQLPTDDILLVLRQTWGHSAFRPMQEDIIRSVLAGQDTLALLPTGGGKSICFQVPALARPGLCVVVSPLIALMKDQVENLRKRGIKAEAVYAGMSHTEIDQTLDNCVYGPVKFLYVSPERLLTDMFQARVKKMKVSLLAVDEAHCLSQWGYDFRPPYLRIAELRELLPGVPCIALTATATEQVRQDIVEKLRFGASHRVFQQSFARPNLSYSVLSTEDKLRRLEEVVRGVGADKTSIVYARTRRQTEDTAAFLQQAGMKAAPYHAGLPSEQRTRTQQDWMQNRIRCIVATNAFGMGIDKPDVRLVVHLDAPDNLEAYYQEAGRAGRDEKYAFAVLLQGPNDADELRRRTQQAFPPLDTVRRVYQALANFSRTAVGGGELVAFDFDLQQFAETYRIKALDAHNSLRTLEREGFVQVNEAVNNPARVHIPIDHTDLYRFQVANAQHDQLIKSLLRFNGGELFVGFQRISENSLAQHLKKSVLDVRKMLVFLHRSGIIQYQPKHESPQALFTTGRYDAEKLPLDQKRLNQARELAVHKTESVIRYAQGGRCRQQLLLEYFGELDAAACKVCDYCLAQKKAKQAATPTAGLREQLVQLLKATPRRLGKYWPTLRRGRPLRLPSNCGSWWSWASCAMPRTDD; from the coding sequence TTGTCACAGCTACCCACCGACGATATTCTGCTGGTTTTGCGCCAAACCTGGGGCCATTCGGCGTTTCGGCCCATGCAGGAGGATATTATCCGCTCGGTGCTGGCCGGGCAGGATACGCTGGCCTTGCTGCCGACGGGTGGGGGCAAGAGCATCTGCTTTCAGGTGCCGGCTCTGGCCCGGCCGGGCTTGTGCGTAGTCGTGTCGCCGCTGATTGCGTTGATGAAAGACCAGGTAGAAAACCTGCGCAAGCGCGGCATCAAGGCCGAGGCGGTATATGCGGGCATGAGCCACACCGAAATTGACCAGACCCTGGACAACTGCGTGTACGGGCCGGTAAAGTTTCTCTACGTGAGTCCGGAGCGGCTTCTGACCGACATGTTTCAGGCCCGGGTCAAGAAGATGAAGGTGAGTCTGCTGGCCGTGGATGAGGCCCACTGCCTCTCGCAGTGGGGCTACGATTTCCGGCCACCGTACCTGCGCATTGCCGAGCTACGGGAGTTGCTGCCGGGGGTACCCTGCATTGCGCTTACAGCCACGGCCACCGAGCAAGTGCGCCAGGATATTGTGGAGAAGCTGCGCTTCGGGGCCAGCCACCGGGTGTTTCAGCAGAGCTTTGCCCGGCCCAACCTCTCGTATTCGGTGCTGAGTACTGAGGATAAGCTGCGGCGGCTGGAAGAAGTGGTGCGCGGGGTAGGGGCCGACAAAACCAGCATCGTGTATGCCCGCACCCGCCGCCAAACCGAAGACACGGCTGCGTTTCTGCAGCAGGCCGGGATGAAGGCCGCGCCGTATCATGCGGGGCTACCTTCGGAACAGCGCACCCGTACCCAGCAGGACTGGATGCAGAACCGCATCCGCTGCATCGTGGCGACCAACGCTTTCGGAATGGGCATTGATAAGCCCGATGTGCGCCTGGTCGTGCACCTCGACGCGCCAGATAATCTGGAAGCCTACTACCAGGAAGCGGGCCGGGCCGGGCGAGACGAGAAGTATGCCTTTGCCGTGCTGCTGCAAGGTCCCAACGATGCCGACGAGCTGCGCCGCCGTACCCAGCAGGCCTTTCCACCCCTCGACACGGTGCGGCGGGTGTACCAGGCCCTGGCCAACTTCTCGCGTACGGCTGTAGGCGGCGGCGAGCTGGTAGCCTTCGACTTTGACCTGCAGCAATTCGCCGAAACCTACCGCATCAAGGCCTTGGACGCGCATAACAGCCTGCGGACCCTGGAGCGGGAAGGCTTCGTGCAGGTAAATGAGGCCGTGAATAACCCGGCCCGGGTGCACATTCCCATCGACCACACCGACCTGTACCGGTTCCAAGTAGCCAATGCCCAGCACGACCAGCTTATTAAAAGCCTGCTGCGCTTCAACGGCGGGGAATTGTTTGTCGGCTTCCAGCGGATTTCGGAGAACAGCCTGGCCCAGCACCTGAAGAAAAGCGTGCTGGATGTGCGCAAAATGCTGGTATTCCTGCACCGCTCGGGCATTATTCAGTACCAGCCCAAGCACGAGTCGCCCCAGGCACTGTTTACCACCGGCCGCTACGATGCCGAGAAGCTGCCCTTGGACCAGAAGCGGCTCAACCAGGCCCGGGAACTGGCCGTGCACAAAACCGAGTCGGTGATTCGCTACGCCCAGGGTGGGCGCTGCCGCCAACAGCTGCTGCTGGAGTACTTCGGGGAGCTGGATGCGGCTGCCTGCAAGGTGTGCGACTATTGTCTGGCCCAGAAGAAAGCCAAGCAGGCTGCCACGCCGACCGCCGGGCTGCGGGAGCAGCTGGTGCAGCTGCTCAAGGCCACGCCCAGACGCCTCGGGAAGTACTGGCCCACTTTGCGCCGGGGCAGGCCACTGAGATTACCGAGCAACTGCGGGAGCTGGTGGAGCTGGGCCAGTTGCGCTATGCCCCGGACGGACGACTAG
- a CDS encoding transglutaminase-like domain-containing protein yields the protein MMYKALTGVVLLAVLCASSPAAAQHPVVKNQPLEFTTTADPTSYTFQFSAPDEPYLVTLRENYALNDIVAGKDTDLDKARTLCTWVHNRWVHDGHVRAKKPDPLSILKDADLGHNFQCIEYSIVLSGVLTAMGMPARAVYLKTADSETRREGAGHAITEVWLRDQRKWAMLDAQWDAVPLLNNKPINVIEMQKALATDDPGLRIETASNTRAKTYFNWLSPYLYYFDTVLDNRFGVKTQPSGVMLVPVGAKFPTVFQRDTPIRRMRYTNSVTSFYPTPCKCSWATLPSKQHPGLPA from the coding sequence ATGATGTATAAGGCCCTGACCGGAGTTGTCCTGCTGGCCGTGTTGTGCGCTAGTTCGCCAGCAGCAGCCCAGCACCCGGTGGTAAAGAATCAGCCGCTGGAGTTTACCACAACTGCCGACCCGACCTCGTATACGTTTCAGTTTAGCGCTCCTGATGAGCCGTATCTGGTGACGCTGCGTGAGAATTACGCTCTGAACGACATCGTAGCGGGCAAAGATACCGACCTCGATAAAGCACGTACGCTCTGCACCTGGGTTCATAACCGTTGGGTACACGATGGACACGTGCGAGCCAAAAAGCCTGACCCGCTTTCTATTTTAAAGGATGCGGATCTGGGCCACAACTTTCAGTGCATTGAATATAGCATTGTGCTTAGCGGGGTACTCACCGCAATGGGCATGCCGGCACGGGCCGTTTACCTCAAGACGGCTGACTCGGAAACCCGCCGTGAAGGCGCCGGGCACGCTATTACCGAGGTCTGGCTGCGGGATCAGCGCAAATGGGCCATGCTTGATGCTCAGTGGGATGCTGTACCTCTCCTGAACAACAAGCCCATCAACGTCATCGAGATGCAGAAAGCGTTGGCTACAGACGACCCCGGACTGCGCATCGAAACGGCTTCCAACACCCGCGCCAAAACCTATTTCAACTGGCTCAGTCCCTACCTATACTACTTCGATACGGTGCTGGACAATCGATTTGGCGTTAAAACCCAGCCCAGCGGCGTTATGCTGGTGCCCGTGGGTGCCAAATTTCCCACCGTCTTTCAGCGCGACACGCCTATCCGCCGCATGCGCTACACCAACTCTGTTACGTCCTTCTACCCTACCCCGTGCAAATGCTCGTGGGCAACGCTGCCAAGCAAACAGCACCCGGGACTACCAGCCTGA